From the Lathyrus oleraceus cultivar Zhongwan6 chromosome 4, CAAS_Psat_ZW6_1.0, whole genome shotgun sequence genome, one window contains:
- the LOC127136796 gene encoding ABC transporter G family member 37, with product MELTPRGRNQGHVVTFDRDADSFVEEDKELQSKWAAIEKLPTFKRIKTSFVDEITQEESGSRWQRSSSKRVVDVTKLGAVDKRLFIDKLIKHIENDNLNLLQKLRERMERVNVKLPSVEVRYKNLNVEAECEVVQGKPLPTLWNSFFSLFSDLVKTISCSSQETKLGILKDVSGIIKPARLTLLLGPPSCGKTTLLMALAGKLDQSLEVSGEICYNGHRLDEFVPQKTSAYISQYDLHIPEMTVRETIDFSARCQGVGSRAGHVPTATDMPTANDMPTASDMPAPTATDMTVPTNVPVPTDPQPPTDMPVPTIMSQTGSSVAASITKQSRKRVEKKPIIKRRQSERIKLSWFKRPITGEGISSDKPITLPENEDIPTSK from the exons ATGGAGTTAACTCCAAGAGGAAGAAATCAAGGTCATGTTGTGACTTTTGACAGAGATGCAGATTCATTTGTGGAGGAAGATAAAGAGCTTCAATCTAAATGGGCTGCTATAGAGAAACTACCAACTTTCAAAAGGATTAAAACTTCTTTTGTTGATGAAATCACTCAGGAGGAGAGTGGTAGTAGATGGCAAAGAAGTAGTAGTAAAAGGGTTGTCGATGTTACTAAACTTGGAGCTGTTGATAAGCGTTTGTTTATTGATAAGCTCATCAAGCATATTGAGAATGATAATCTCAACTTGTTGCAGAAACTTAGAGAAAGgatggaaag AGTGAATGTGAAGTTACCTAGTGTGGAGGTAAGGTACAAGAACCTGAATGTAGAAGCAGAATGTGAGGTTGTTCAAGGGAAGCCACTTCCTACTCTATGGAATTCTTTTTTTAGCTTATTTTCA GATTTAGTGAAGACTATATCATGCAGTTCTCAAGAAACCAAATTGGGCATTCTTAAAGATGTCAGTGGCATCATAAAGCCGGCAAG GCTTACTCTTCTTCTGGGTCCACCTAGCTGTGGGAAAACTACCTTACTAATGGCATTGGCTGGAAAACTAGATCAATCTCTTGAG GTTTCTGGAGAAATCTGTTACAATGGTCACAGACTAGATGAATTTGTTCCTCAAAAAACATCAGCTTACATAAGCCAGTATGACCTGCACATTCCTGAGATGACAGTCAGGGAAACTATTGACTTCTCGGCACGTTGTCAGGGGGTTGGAAGCAGAGCTG GACATGTGCCAACTGCAACTGATATGCCTACTGCAAATGATATGCCAACTGCATCTGATATGCCTGCCCCAACTGCAACTGATATGACTGTTCCAACAAATGTGCCTGTTCCAACTGATCCACAGCCTCCAACTGATATGCCTGTTCCAACTATTATGAGTCAAACAGGATCTAGTGTGGCTGCCTCAATCACAAAACAATCCAGAAAAAGGGTTGAAAAAAAACCAATCATCAAAAGAAGGCAAAGTGAGAGGATCAAGTTGAGTTGGTTTAAAAGACCCATAACAGGTGAAGGAATATCTAGTGACAAACCAATTACCCTACCAGAAAATGAAGACATACCCACTTCAAAATGA
- the LOC127136797 gene encoding uncharacterized protein LOC127136797, whose protein sequence is MGGSKASSTSEVGNDLPRCGCNETMKLLVSKSIENPGRKFWKCRNNMNGCGLFLWDDLVSEFAVKETNPSGCRQCEVNKAYLIEFAKEIVEEIDCRVGKLNKLEKLKKKIAMEKRKNLWLMFVIGLSWMLIAAMVKLV, encoded by the exons ATGGGTGGCAGCAAGGCATCTTCCACGAGTGAAGTTGGAAACGACTTACCAAGATGTGGATGCAATGAAACCATGAAGTTGTTGGTCTCCAAGTCAATTGAAAACCCCGGTCGCAAATTTTGGAAATGCAGGAATAATATG AATGGGTGCGGTTTATTTTTGTGGGATGATTTGGTCAGTGAGTTTGCAGTGAAAGAAACCAATCCGTCCGGATGCCGCCAATGTGAAGTCAACAAGGcttatttgattgaatttgcTAAAGAGATTGTTGAGGAGATAGATTGCAGAGTCGGAAAGCTTAACAAGTTAGAAAAACTGAAGAAAAAGATTGCAATGGAAAAGAGGAAAAATTTATGGTTAATGTTTGTAATTGGTCTGTCATGGATGTTGATAGCAGCTATGGTTAAGTTAGTCTAA